From one Meles meles chromosome 18, mMelMel3.1 paternal haplotype, whole genome shotgun sequence genomic stretch:
- the EFNB3 gene encoding ephrin-B3 isoform X1 has translation MGAPRSGPGGVRVGALLLLGVWGLVSGLSLEPVYWNSANKRFQAEGGYVLYPQIGDRLDLLCPRARPPGPHSSPNYEFYKLYLVGGAQGRRCEAPPAPNLLLTCDRPDLDLRFTIKFQEYSPNLWGHEFRSHHDYYIIATSDGTREGLESLQGGVCLTRGMKVLLRVGQSPRGGAAPRKPVSEMPVERDGGAAHSLDPGKENMPGLFLSLATPPCVSFYPLGFLSSASPISRVGGRQHPASAPPSDLSHHRLPSVCQKRGPYGEGLGPPARLRARAAGPPPLQPVWGGWVVTAATRRSVLFCQWPLARCDPVGTRVWIGSDADGARLAREVTCPDKKCPGGLPLDGRGLAKGAGAVPAGAGSAFIQDRKSRFWNRKWSGWNAKWLSLGGRVWGGGWF, from the exons GTTCCAGGCAGAGGGCGGTTACGTGCTGTACCCTCAGATCGGGGACCGACTAGACCTCCTCTGCCCCCGGGCCCGGCCTCCCGGCCCCCACTCGTCTCCTAATTACGAGTTCTACAAGCTGTACCTGGTCGGGGGTGCCCAGGGCCGGCGCTGTGaggcaccccctgcccccaacctgcTCCTCACTTGTGACCGGCCGGACCTGGATCTTCGTTTCACCATTAAGTTCCAGGAGTACAGCCCTAACCTCTGGGGCCACGAGTTCCGCTCGCACCATGATTACTACATAATTG cCACTTCGGACGGGACCCGGGAAGGCCTGGAGAGTTTGCAGGGAGGCGTGTGCCTTACCAGAGGCATGAAGGTGCTTCTCCGAGTGGGACAAA GTCCTCGAGGAGGGGCCGCCCCCCGAAAGCCTGTGTCTGAAATGCCcgtggagagagatgggggggcagCACACAGCCTGGACCCCGGGAAGGAGAACATGCCAG GTCTGTTCCTCTCCCTAGCGACCCCTCCCTGCGTCTCCTTTTACCCTCTTGGCTTCCTCTCCTCGGCCTCTCCCATCTCCCGGGTGGGGGGACGCCAGCACCCCGCCTCAGCTCCCCCTTCTGACCTCTCTCACCACCGGCTCCCCTCAGTCTGCCAAAAACGGGGGCCTTATGGGGAAGGCTTGGGGCCTCCAGCCCGGCTCCGGGCGCGGGCAGCGGGgcctcctcctctccagcccGTCTGGGGTGGTTGGGTCGTGACAGCTGCCACGAGAAGAAGTGTCCTGTTTTGTCAGTGGCCACTAGCAAGATGCGACCCGGTCGGGACACGCGTGTGGATTGGGTCTGACGCCGACGGGGCCCGCTTGGCCCGGGAAGTGACTTGTCCAGACAAGAAGTGCCCGGGGGGGCTCCCCCTGGATGGACGTGGCCTGGCCAAGGGGGCAGGAGCGGTGCCAGCGGGCGCCGGAAGTGCCTTCATCCAGGACAGGAAGTCGCGCTTCTGGAACAGGAAGTGGTCTGGCTGGAACGCCAAGTGGCTTAGTCTTGGGGGGCGGGTGTGGGGCGGCGGATGGTTCTGA